The following are encoded together in the Tripterygium wilfordii isolate XIE 37 chromosome 18, ASM1340144v1, whole genome shotgun sequence genome:
- the LOC119984734 gene encoding mitochondrial outer membrane protein porin 2-like isoform X2 produces MNSATLSFSGKLLPSTKLIASANVPNYKSSMMKIQYLGFQKHAALAISVVLNRLPSVNLSATVDILSIAIGMKATYTTSGQFAAYDAGISVTKPNCDASIILADKGDIIRALYVHYFDQVRKIAAVAEISRRFSKKENNLTVGRFMDYG; encoded by the exons ATG AATTCAGCCACCCTCAGTTTCAGTGGAAAGCTCTTGCCCTCAACAAAGTTAATAGCTTCGGCAAATGTTCCAAATTACAAATCCAGCATG ATGAAGATTCAATACCTGGGTTTCCAAAAGCATGCTGCTTTAGCCATATCTGTTGTGTTAAACCGGCTCCCTTCAGTTAATCTTTCAGCAACTGTTGATATTTTAAGTATTGCAATTGGCATGAAAGCAACGTACACGACTTCAGGCCAGTTTGCTGCATATGATGCCGGCATCAGTGTGACAAAGCCCAACTGCGATGCATCAATTATTCT GGCCGACAAGGGTGACATAATACGAGCATTGTATGTGCATTATTTCGACCAAGTGAGAAAGATTGCTGCTGTGGCAGAGATCTCGCGGAGGTTTTCAAAGAAGGAAAACAATCTTACAGTTGGGAGGTTCATGGATTATGGATGA
- the LOC119984734 gene encoding mitochondrial outer membrane protein porin 2-like isoform X1 — MEDSTSRSKKKRKISTGQEPKRPKRFSDFDKISKALLTAGYSSARRITISTRSSDGMMKIQYLGFQKHAALAISVVLNRLPSVNLSATVDILSIAIGMKATYTTSGQFAAYDAGISVTKPNCDASIILADKGDIIRALYVHYFDQVRKIAAVAEISRRFSKKENNLTVGRFMDYG; from the exons ATGGAAGACTCCACCAGTAGGagtaagaagaagagaaaaatcagCACAGGACAAGAACCCAAACGACCCAAACGTTTCTCTGATTTTGACAAGATATCCAAAG CCTTGCTTACGGCAGGGTATTCCAGCGCAAGGAGGATCACCATCTCAACTCGCAGCAGTGATGGAATG ATGAAGATTCAATACCTGGGTTTCCAAAAGCATGCTGCTTTAGCCATATCTGTTGTGTTAAACCGGCTCCCTTCAGTTAATCTTTCAGCAACTGTTGATATTTTAAGTATTGCAATTGGCATGAAAGCAACGTACACGACTTCAGGCCAGTTTGCTGCATATGATGCCGGCATCAGTGTGACAAAGCCCAACTGCGATGCATCAATTATTCT GGCCGACAAGGGTGACATAATACGAGCATTGTATGTGCATTATTTCGACCAAGTGAGAAAGATTGCTGCTGTGGCAGAGATCTCGCGGAGGTTTTCAAAGAAGGAAAACAATCTTACAGTTGGGAGGTTCATGGATTATGGATGA
- the LOC119984727 gene encoding DNA polymerase kappa isoform X3: MDAFYAAVETLSNSSLKGKPVAVGSMSMISTANYEARKFGVRAAMPGFIARKLCPQLIFVPTDFKKYTHCSNLTRNVFQNYDSNFMATSLDEAYLDITEVCKERGLGGGEIAEELRSKVYEETGLTCSAGVAPNRLLAKVCSDINKPNGQFVLPNDRLAVLTFISSLPIRKIGGIGKVTESILRDAVGINTCEQMVQKGRLLCALFSRPSADFFLCVGLGLGKTGTPQINFRKSISTERTFSATEDEALLYQKLDLLADISEMLSADMQKEGLCGRTLTLKLKTASFEVRTRAMTLQNNISSAADILKYASKLLKAELPVSLRLIGLRLSQFNEDKLAALSDPTQKALTDFIILGDSSRKNTSDPSSMDSDNNDHRFLNDTEASLSINSHERYPYAYSDPIDCCNHQVDVHNDCTNSDYEGAMDKAHEPLGNTTLEKVNTMGVVGHGLEFYQKKDSQLFKGEDLLPGHVGSSNGDRVNKKVALNNEDTASSNQEEELNWIDDYMCSLCGSELPPSFVEERQEHFDFHLAERLQKEECTPDIRTTILRQRSVQNSHVTSQSKRKKHKSLTKQGGHIPIDMFFVKSNQNF; the protein is encoded by the exons ATGGATGCTTTTTATGCTGCTGTTGAAACATTAAGTAACTCGTCATTGAAGGGCAAGCCAGTGGCAGTTGGCAGCATGTCCATGATCTCAACTGCTAATTATGAG GCTCGGAAATTCGGAGTTCGTGCTGCAATGCCCGGATTCATTGCACGCAAATTATGTCCACAGTTAATTTTTGTTCCTACAGATTTCAAGAAATATACTCATTGCAGCAATTTAACAAGGAATG TTTTCCAGAACTATGATTCCAACTTCATGGCTACAAGTTTGGATGAAGCATATCTAGATATAACTGAGGTTTGCAAAGAAAGGGGCCTTGGAGGTGGAGAA ATTGCCGAAGAACTAAGAAGCAAGGTTTATGAGGAAACTGGTCTGACTTGTAGTGCCGGGGTGGCACCAAATCGCTTGCTTGCAAAG GTTTGCTCAGATATTAATAAGCCAAATGGACAGTTTGTTTTACCAAATGACCGATTGGCAGTTTTGACATTTATATCCTCACTTCCGATACGAAAG ATTGGAGGCATTGGTAAGGTCACTGAAAGTATTTTGCGGGATGCTGTTGGAATAAATACATGTGAACAGATGGTGCAAAAGGGAAGATTACTTTGTGCCTTATTTTCTCGTCCCTCAGCAG ATTTTTTCCTCTGTGTGGGGCTGGGGCTCGGGAAGACAGGTACCCCTCAAATCAACTTTCGGAAAAGTATCAGTACTGAGAGAACATTCTCAGCGACGGAAGATGAGGCACTACTTTATCAAAAATTAG ACTTGTTAG CTGATATCTCAGAGATGCTATCTGCTGACATGCAAAAGGAGGGTCTTTGCGGTCGAACTTTGACTCTTAAGTTgaaaactgcatcttttgag GTTCGTACCAGAGCCATGACTTTGCAAAATAATATTTCCTCCGCTGCTGATATCTTGAAATATGCTTCAAAGCTGCTGAAGGCTGAACTTCCCGTATCCTTAAGACTGATAG GCTTGCGGTTGTCTCAATTCAATGAAGACAAGCTTGCAGCTCTATCTGATCCTACACAGAAAGCTCTTACTGACTTCATTATATTGGGTGATTCTTCCAGGAAAAATACAAGTGATCCAAGTTCCATGGACTCTGATAATAATGATCATCGTTTTTTGAATGACACAGAAGCTAGTCTTTCTATTAACAGCCATGAAAGATATCCTTATGCATATAGTGATCCAATAGACTGCTGCAATCATCAAGTAGATGTTCATAACGACTGCACTAATAGTGACTATGAAGGGGCAATGGATAAAGCTCATGAGCCTTTGGGTAACACAACTCTTGAGAAG GTAAATACCATGGGTGTGGTAGGGCATGGTTTAGAATTTTATCAGAAAAAAGATTCACAGTTGTTCAAAGGAGAAGATCTTTTGCCGGGGCATGTTGGGAGCAGCAATGGAGACCGAGTGAACAAGAAGGTTGCTTTAAACAATGAGGACACTGCTTCATCTAATCAAGAAGAGGAATTAAATTGGATTGATGACTACATGTGTTCGTTATGTGGCTCTGAACTTCCACCAAGTTTTGTTGAGGAAAGACAAGAGCATTTTGATTTTCATCTTGCTGAGCGGCTTCAGAAGGAGGAATGTACCCCTGACATTAGAACTACCATCTTGAGGCAAAG GTCTGTACAGAACAGCCATGTTACCAGCCAAAGCAAACGTAAGAAACACAAATCGTTGACGAAACAGGGTGGCCATATCCCAATTGATATGTTCTTTGTCAAGAGTAATCAGAATTTTTAG
- the LOC119984733 gene encoding uncharacterized protein LOC119984733 isoform X2, with protein MRAASMIPNPSKTLTCPITKTAVSQFIPRSRLCCLPKSTNTPYETNVVFNTGEATMPTMSDIIGSSRVQNHDLHLQTLGPFFRITAKSLETKRELGRAEGLIRVWFGGRILHLDSIRLKRETLGMEKSIFGIGLFIGAVAVRYGYDCGCKTAQLLAINDSDFYHSKLVRFYKRIGFKTVHEVTGSTIGDIPHMLVWGGVGTRMDANIEELLIKWCTRS; from the exons ATGAGAGCCGCATCCATGATTCCAAATCCCAGCAAAACATTGACCTGTCCAATAACCAAAACTGCGGTTTCCCAGTTCATACCAAGATCCAGATTATGTTGTCTCCCCAAAAGCACTAACACTCCATATGAGACGAACGTTGTTTTTAATACCGGAGAAGCCACCATGCCAACCATGTCTGATATTATTGGCTCATCAAGGGTCCAGAACCATGACCTTCACCTCCAAACGCTCGGACCCTTTTTCAGGATCACAGCCAAGAGcctggaaaccaagagagagcTGGGAAGGGCTGAGGGCCTGATAAGGGTCTGGTTTGGAGGCAGAATTCTTCACTTGGACTCAATCAGATTGAAGAGAGAGACTCTGGGTATGGAGAAGTCAATATTTGGAATTGGTTTGTTTATTGGAGCTGTTGCTGTTCGGTATGGGTATGACTGTGGCTGCAAGACTGCTCAGTTGCTTGCCATCAATGACTCTGATTTTTACCATTCTAAG CTTGTTAGGTTCTATAAGAGAATTGGGTTCAAGACTGTGCATGAAGTAACTGGTTCAACAATTGGAGACATTCCCCACATGTTGGTGTGGGGAGGAGTTGGTACTCGAATGGATGCCAAtattgaggagcttttgatcAAATGGTGTACCAG GAGCTAA
- the LOC119984727 gene encoding DNA polymerase kappa isoform X1 — translation MQKCETPNGNDPKPWQSYHTVYTNAKAGMDGVDKEKVQRIVYEMSKGSKYFENEERKEAYVKQKIEHMRARIAKLTASDISHFQTVADKRILELEATRDLSRIWLHVDMDAFYAAVETLSNSSLKGKPVAVGSMSMISTANYEARKFGVRAAMPGFIARKLCPQLIFVPTDFKKYTHCSNLTRNVFQNYDSNFMATSLDEAYLDITEVCKERGLGGGEIAEELRSKVYEETGLTCSAGVAPNRLLAKVCSDINKPNGQFVLPNDRLAVLTFISSLPIRKIGGIGKVTESILRDAVGINTCEQMVQKGRLLCALFSRPSADFFLCVGLGLGKTGTPQINFRKSISTERTFSATEDEALLYQKLDLLADISEMLSADMQKEGLCGRTLTLKLKTASFEVRTRAMTLQNNISSAADILKYASKLLKAELPVSLRLIGLRLSQFNEDKLAALSDPTQKALTDFIILGDSSRKNTSDPSSMDSDNNDHRFLNDTEASLSINSHERYPYAYSDPIDCCNHQVDVHNDCTNSDYEGAMDKAHEPLGNTTLEKVNTMGVVGHGLEFYQKKDSQLFKGEDLLPGHVGSSNGDRVNKKVALNNEDTASSNQEEELNWIDDYMCSLCGSELPPSFVEERQEHFDFHLAERLQKEECTPDIRTTILRQRSVQNSHVTSQSKRKKHKSLTKQGGHIPIDMFFVKSNQNF, via the exons ATGCAAAAATGCGAGACACCGAATGGCAACGACCCAAAGCCATGGCAATCTTACCACACCGTTTACACCAACGCCAAAGCAG GAATGGACGGAGTCGACAAGGAGAAAGTGCAAAGAATAGTGTACGAGATGAGCAAAGGATCCAAGTACTTTGAGAATGAGGAGCGCAAGGAGGCCTATGTCAAGCAGAAGATAGAGCACATGCGTGCTCGGATTGCCAAGCTCACAGCTTCAGATATATCCCATTTTCAGACG GTTGCAGATAAAAGAATCTTAGAGTTAGAAGCAACACGTGATCTTTCAAGGATTTGGCTACATGTTGATATGGATGCTTTTTATGCTGCTGTTGAAACATTAAGTAACTCGTCATTGAAGGGCAAGCCAGTGGCAGTTGGCAGCATGTCCATGATCTCAACTGCTAATTATGAG GCTCGGAAATTCGGAGTTCGTGCTGCAATGCCCGGATTCATTGCACGCAAATTATGTCCACAGTTAATTTTTGTTCCTACAGATTTCAAGAAATATACTCATTGCAGCAATTTAACAAGGAATG TTTTCCAGAACTATGATTCCAACTTCATGGCTACAAGTTTGGATGAAGCATATCTAGATATAACTGAGGTTTGCAAAGAAAGGGGCCTTGGAGGTGGAGAA ATTGCCGAAGAACTAAGAAGCAAGGTTTATGAGGAAACTGGTCTGACTTGTAGTGCCGGGGTGGCACCAAATCGCTTGCTTGCAAAG GTTTGCTCAGATATTAATAAGCCAAATGGACAGTTTGTTTTACCAAATGACCGATTGGCAGTTTTGACATTTATATCCTCACTTCCGATACGAAAG ATTGGAGGCATTGGTAAGGTCACTGAAAGTATTTTGCGGGATGCTGTTGGAATAAATACATGTGAACAGATGGTGCAAAAGGGAAGATTACTTTGTGCCTTATTTTCTCGTCCCTCAGCAG ATTTTTTCCTCTGTGTGGGGCTGGGGCTCGGGAAGACAGGTACCCCTCAAATCAACTTTCGGAAAAGTATCAGTACTGAGAGAACATTCTCAGCGACGGAAGATGAGGCACTACTTTATCAAAAATTAG ACTTGTTAG CTGATATCTCAGAGATGCTATCTGCTGACATGCAAAAGGAGGGTCTTTGCGGTCGAACTTTGACTCTTAAGTTgaaaactgcatcttttgag GTTCGTACCAGAGCCATGACTTTGCAAAATAATATTTCCTCCGCTGCTGATATCTTGAAATATGCTTCAAAGCTGCTGAAGGCTGAACTTCCCGTATCCTTAAGACTGATAG GCTTGCGGTTGTCTCAATTCAATGAAGACAAGCTTGCAGCTCTATCTGATCCTACACAGAAAGCTCTTACTGACTTCATTATATTGGGTGATTCTTCCAGGAAAAATACAAGTGATCCAAGTTCCATGGACTCTGATAATAATGATCATCGTTTTTTGAATGACACAGAAGCTAGTCTTTCTATTAACAGCCATGAAAGATATCCTTATGCATATAGTGATCCAATAGACTGCTGCAATCATCAAGTAGATGTTCATAACGACTGCACTAATAGTGACTATGAAGGGGCAATGGATAAAGCTCATGAGCCTTTGGGTAACACAACTCTTGAGAAG GTAAATACCATGGGTGTGGTAGGGCATGGTTTAGAATTTTATCAGAAAAAAGATTCACAGTTGTTCAAAGGAGAAGATCTTTTGCCGGGGCATGTTGGGAGCAGCAATGGAGACCGAGTGAACAAGAAGGTTGCTTTAAACAATGAGGACACTGCTTCATCTAATCAAGAAGAGGAATTAAATTGGATTGATGACTACATGTGTTCGTTATGTGGCTCTGAACTTCCACCAAGTTTTGTTGAGGAAAGACAAGAGCATTTTGATTTTCATCTTGCTGAGCGGCTTCAGAAGGAGGAATGTACCCCTGACATTAGAACTACCATCTTGAGGCAAAG GTCTGTACAGAACAGCCATGTTACCAGCCAAAGCAAACGTAAGAAACACAAATCGTTGACGAAACAGGGTGGCCATATCCCAATTGATATGTTCTTTGTCAAGAGTAATCAGAATTTTTAG
- the LOC119984727 gene encoding DNA polymerase kappa isoform X2: MQKCETPNGNDPKPWQSYHTVYTNAKAGMDGVDKEKVQRIVYEMSKGSKYFENEERKEAYVKQKIEHMRARIAKLTASDISHFQTVADKRILELEATRDLSRIWLHVDMDAFYAAVETLSNSSLKGKPVAVGSMSMISTANYEARKFGVRAAMPGFIARKLCPQLIFVPTDFKKYTHCSNLTRNVFQNYDSNFMATSLDEAYLDITEVCKERGLGGGEIAEELRSKVYEETGLTCSAGVAPNRLLAKVCSDINKPNGQFVLPNDRLAVLTFISSLPIRKIGGIGKVTESILRDAVGINTCEQMVQKGRLLCALFSRPSADFFLCVGLGLGKTGTPQINFRKSISTERTFSATEDEALLYQKLADISEMLSADMQKEGLCGRTLTLKLKTASFEVRTRAMTLQNNISSAADILKYASKLLKAELPVSLRLIGLRLSQFNEDKLAALSDPTQKALTDFIILGDSSRKNTSDPSSMDSDNNDHRFLNDTEASLSINSHERYPYAYSDPIDCCNHQVDVHNDCTNSDYEGAMDKAHEPLGNTTLEKVNTMGVVGHGLEFYQKKDSQLFKGEDLLPGHVGSSNGDRVNKKVALNNEDTASSNQEEELNWIDDYMCSLCGSELPPSFVEERQEHFDFHLAERLQKEECTPDIRTTILRQRSVQNSHVTSQSKRKKHKSLTKQGGHIPIDMFFVKSNQNF; encoded by the exons ATGCAAAAATGCGAGACACCGAATGGCAACGACCCAAAGCCATGGCAATCTTACCACACCGTTTACACCAACGCCAAAGCAG GAATGGACGGAGTCGACAAGGAGAAAGTGCAAAGAATAGTGTACGAGATGAGCAAAGGATCCAAGTACTTTGAGAATGAGGAGCGCAAGGAGGCCTATGTCAAGCAGAAGATAGAGCACATGCGTGCTCGGATTGCCAAGCTCACAGCTTCAGATATATCCCATTTTCAGACG GTTGCAGATAAAAGAATCTTAGAGTTAGAAGCAACACGTGATCTTTCAAGGATTTGGCTACATGTTGATATGGATGCTTTTTATGCTGCTGTTGAAACATTAAGTAACTCGTCATTGAAGGGCAAGCCAGTGGCAGTTGGCAGCATGTCCATGATCTCAACTGCTAATTATGAG GCTCGGAAATTCGGAGTTCGTGCTGCAATGCCCGGATTCATTGCACGCAAATTATGTCCACAGTTAATTTTTGTTCCTACAGATTTCAAGAAATATACTCATTGCAGCAATTTAACAAGGAATG TTTTCCAGAACTATGATTCCAACTTCATGGCTACAAGTTTGGATGAAGCATATCTAGATATAACTGAGGTTTGCAAAGAAAGGGGCCTTGGAGGTGGAGAA ATTGCCGAAGAACTAAGAAGCAAGGTTTATGAGGAAACTGGTCTGACTTGTAGTGCCGGGGTGGCACCAAATCGCTTGCTTGCAAAG GTTTGCTCAGATATTAATAAGCCAAATGGACAGTTTGTTTTACCAAATGACCGATTGGCAGTTTTGACATTTATATCCTCACTTCCGATACGAAAG ATTGGAGGCATTGGTAAGGTCACTGAAAGTATTTTGCGGGATGCTGTTGGAATAAATACATGTGAACAGATGGTGCAAAAGGGAAGATTACTTTGTGCCTTATTTTCTCGTCCCTCAGCAG ATTTTTTCCTCTGTGTGGGGCTGGGGCTCGGGAAGACAGGTACCCCTCAAATCAACTTTCGGAAAAGTATCAGTACTGAGAGAACATTCTCAGCGACGGAAGATGAGGCACTACTTTATCAAAAATTAG CTGATATCTCAGAGATGCTATCTGCTGACATGCAAAAGGAGGGTCTTTGCGGTCGAACTTTGACTCTTAAGTTgaaaactgcatcttttgag GTTCGTACCAGAGCCATGACTTTGCAAAATAATATTTCCTCCGCTGCTGATATCTTGAAATATGCTTCAAAGCTGCTGAAGGCTGAACTTCCCGTATCCTTAAGACTGATAG GCTTGCGGTTGTCTCAATTCAATGAAGACAAGCTTGCAGCTCTATCTGATCCTACACAGAAAGCTCTTACTGACTTCATTATATTGGGTGATTCTTCCAGGAAAAATACAAGTGATCCAAGTTCCATGGACTCTGATAATAATGATCATCGTTTTTTGAATGACACAGAAGCTAGTCTTTCTATTAACAGCCATGAAAGATATCCTTATGCATATAGTGATCCAATAGACTGCTGCAATCATCAAGTAGATGTTCATAACGACTGCACTAATAGTGACTATGAAGGGGCAATGGATAAAGCTCATGAGCCTTTGGGTAACACAACTCTTGAGAAG GTAAATACCATGGGTGTGGTAGGGCATGGTTTAGAATTTTATCAGAAAAAAGATTCACAGTTGTTCAAAGGAGAAGATCTTTTGCCGGGGCATGTTGGGAGCAGCAATGGAGACCGAGTGAACAAGAAGGTTGCTTTAAACAATGAGGACACTGCTTCATCTAATCAAGAAGAGGAATTAAATTGGATTGATGACTACATGTGTTCGTTATGTGGCTCTGAACTTCCACCAAGTTTTGTTGAGGAAAGACAAGAGCATTTTGATTTTCATCTTGCTGAGCGGCTTCAGAAGGAGGAATGTACCCCTGACATTAGAACTACCATCTTGAGGCAAAG GTCTGTACAGAACAGCCATGTTACCAGCCAAAGCAAACGTAAGAAACACAAATCGTTGACGAAACAGGGTGGCCATATCCCAATTGATATGTTCTTTGTCAAGAGTAATCAGAATTTTTAG
- the LOC119984733 gene encoding uncharacterized protein LOC119984733 isoform X1 encodes MRAASMIPNPSKTLTCPITKTAVSQFIPRSRLCCLPKSTNTPYETNVVFNTGEATMPTMSDIIGSSRVQNHDLHLQTLGPFFRITAKSLETKRELGRAEGLIRVWFGGRILHLDSIRLKRETLGMEKSIFGIGLFIGAVAVRYGYDCGCKTAQLLAINDSDFYHSKLVRFYKRIGFKTVHEVTGSTIGDIPHMLVWGGVGTRMDANIEELLIKWCTRFKP; translated from the exons ATGAGAGCCGCATCCATGATTCCAAATCCCAGCAAAACATTGACCTGTCCAATAACCAAAACTGCGGTTTCCCAGTTCATACCAAGATCCAGATTATGTTGTCTCCCCAAAAGCACTAACACTCCATATGAGACGAACGTTGTTTTTAATACCGGAGAAGCCACCATGCCAACCATGTCTGATATTATTGGCTCATCAAGGGTCCAGAACCATGACCTTCACCTCCAAACGCTCGGACCCTTTTTCAGGATCACAGCCAAGAGcctggaaaccaagagagagcTGGGAAGGGCTGAGGGCCTGATAAGGGTCTGGTTTGGAGGCAGAATTCTTCACTTGGACTCAATCAGATTGAAGAGAGAGACTCTGGGTATGGAGAAGTCAATATTTGGAATTGGTTTGTTTATTGGAGCTGTTGCTGTTCGGTATGGGTATGACTGTGGCTGCAAGACTGCTCAGTTGCTTGCCATCAATGACTCTGATTTTTACCATTCTAAG CTTGTTAGGTTCTATAAGAGAATTGGGTTCAAGACTGTGCATGAAGTAACTGGTTCAACAATTGGAGACATTCCCCACATGTTGGTGTGGGGAGGAGTTGGTACTCGAATGGATGCCAAtattgaggagcttttgatcAAATGGTGTACCAGGTTCAAGCCTTGA